Proteins encoded together in one Thermomonospora curvata DSM 43183 window:
- a CDS encoding CoA-acylating methylmalonate-semialdehyde dehydrogenase — protein sequence MTEKHVRHWIGGKPHEGPAGRQGDIYDPATGRLTGKVDFASATEVDAAVAAAKAAFPAWRDASLAKRTAVLFRFRELLAARRRELAELISSEHGKVISDAAGEVTRGLEVVEFACGIPHLLKGGYSENVSTKVDAYSILQPLGVVAGITPFNFPAMVPMWMFPVAIACGNTFVLKPSEKDPSASVWLAELWAEAGLPDGVFNVVHGDKTAVDALLEHSDVKAVSFVGSTPIARYVYERAARTGKRVQALGGAKNHMVVLPDADLDLAADAAVSAGFGSAGERCMAISVVVAVDPVGDELVARIAERAARLTVGPGHDPAAEMGPLITREHRDKVASYVESALAQGAAVVVDGRGVETAEEYSGGFWLGPTVLDHVTPDMDAYTDEIFGPVLSVVRVGSYDEAMELIAANPYGNGTAIFTNDGGAARRFQNEVEVGMVGINVPIPVPMAYYSFGGWKDSLFGDSHAHGMEGVHFYTRTKAVTARWLDPSHGGVNLGFPTNG from the coding sequence GTGACCGAAAAGCACGTCCGCCACTGGATCGGCGGCAAGCCGCACGAGGGGCCCGCCGGGCGGCAGGGCGACATCTACGACCCGGCCACCGGCCGCCTGACCGGCAAGGTCGACTTCGCCTCGGCCACGGAGGTGGACGCGGCCGTCGCCGCCGCCAAGGCCGCCTTCCCCGCCTGGCGGGACGCCTCGCTGGCCAAGCGCACCGCGGTGCTGTTCCGCTTCCGCGAGCTGCTGGCCGCCCGCCGCCGAGAGCTGGCCGAGCTGATCAGCTCCGAGCACGGCAAGGTGATCTCGGACGCGGCCGGGGAGGTGACGCGGGGCCTGGAGGTGGTGGAGTTCGCCTGCGGCATCCCGCACCTGCTCAAGGGCGGCTACTCGGAGAACGTCTCCACCAAGGTGGACGCCTATTCGATCCTGCAGCCGCTGGGCGTGGTGGCGGGCATCACCCCGTTCAACTTCCCGGCGATGGTGCCGATGTGGATGTTCCCGGTGGCCATCGCCTGCGGCAACACCTTCGTGCTCAAGCCGTCGGAAAAAGACCCGTCGGCGTCGGTGTGGCTGGCGGAGCTGTGGGCCGAGGCGGGGCTGCCGGACGGGGTGTTCAACGTGGTGCACGGCGACAAGACCGCGGTGGACGCCCTGCTGGAACACTCCGATGTCAAGGCGGTCAGCTTCGTCGGCTCCACCCCGATCGCCCGCTACGTCTATGAGCGCGCCGCCCGCACCGGCAAGCGGGTGCAGGCCCTCGGCGGCGCCAAGAACCACATGGTGGTGCTGCCCGACGCCGATCTGGACCTGGCCGCCGACGCGGCGGTGTCGGCCGGGTTCGGCTCGGCCGGCGAGCGGTGCATGGCGATCTCGGTGGTGGTGGCCGTGGACCCGGTGGGCGATGAGCTGGTGGCCCGCATCGCCGAGCGGGCGGCCCGCCTGACGGTCGGTCCCGGCCACGACCCGGCCGCGGAGATGGGGCCGCTGATCACCCGGGAGCACCGGGACAAGGTGGCCTCCTACGTCGAGAGCGCCCTCGCCCAGGGCGCCGCGGTGGTGGTCGACGGGCGCGGCGTGGAGACCGCCGAGGAGTACTCCGGCGGCTTCTGGCTCGGCCCGACCGTGCTGGACCACGTCACCCCCGACATGGACGCCTACACCGACGAGATCTTCGGGCCGGTGCTGTCGGTGGTGCGGGTGGGCTCCTACGACGAGGCGATGGAGCTGATCGCCGCCAACCCCTACGGCAACGGGACGGCGATCTTCACCAACGACGGCGGTGCGGCGCGGCGCTTCCAGAACGAGGTGGAGGTCGGCATGGTCGGCATCAACGTGCCGATCCCGGTGCCGATGGCCTACTACTCCTTCGGCGGCTGGAAGGACTCGCTGTTCGGCGACAGCCACGCCCACGGCATGGAGGGCGTGCACTTCTACACCCGCACCAAGGCGGTCACGGCCCGCTGGCTGGACCCCAGTCACGGGGGCGTCAACTTGGGGTTCCCGACCAACGGCTGA
- a CDS encoding aspartate aminotransferase family protein, whose translation MSDLLARHRAVMPNWMALYYERPIEIVSGKGVRVTDAEGNTYLDFFAGIITNILGYDVEEVRQAVERQLATGVVHTSTAYLLRGQVELAEKIVALSGIKDAKVFFVNSGTEANETALLLATYARKSNQVLAMRQSYHGRSFGAIGVTANRSWKNNAYTPLTVHFLHGGDRHLPQFAHLSDADFIKVCTEDLRHVLATATGGDVAALIAEPIQGVGGFTMPPDGLYAAYKEVLDEYGALFISDEVQTGWGRTGQSFFGIHNHGVTPDIMTFAKGLGNGFAVGGVVARGDLMDAPHATGLSTFGGNPIAMAAANATLDYILDHDLQSNAARQGALLLDGLKEAAPRLPVVGAVRGKGLMFAVELVEPGTGEPSPPLAAAVMEETRKRGLLVGKGGLYGNVIRMAPPLTITEEDAREGLGILIDSLEAVSEAAK comes from the coding sequence ATGTCGGACCTGCTTGCGCGCCACCGCGCCGTCATGCCGAACTGGATGGCGCTCTACTACGAGCGGCCCATCGAGATCGTCAGCGGTAAGGGCGTCCGCGTCACGGACGCCGAGGGCAACACCTACCTGGACTTCTTCGCCGGCATCATCACCAACATCCTCGGCTACGACGTCGAGGAGGTGCGCCAGGCCGTCGAGCGGCAGCTGGCCACCGGGGTGGTGCACACCTCCACCGCCTACCTGCTGCGCGGCCAGGTGGAGCTGGCCGAGAAGATCGTCGCCCTGTCGGGGATCAAGGACGCCAAGGTCTTCTTCGTCAACTCCGGCACCGAGGCCAACGAGACGGCGCTGCTGCTGGCCACCTACGCCCGCAAGAGCAACCAGGTGCTGGCCATGCGGCAGAGCTACCACGGCCGCTCCTTCGGCGCCATCGGGGTGACCGCCAACCGGAGCTGGAAGAACAACGCCTACACCCCGCTGACCGTGCACTTCCTGCACGGCGGCGACCGGCACCTGCCGCAGTTCGCCCACCTGTCGGACGCCGACTTCATCAAGGTCTGCACCGAGGACCTGCGGCACGTGCTGGCCACCGCCACCGGCGGGGACGTGGCGGCGCTGATCGCCGAGCCGATCCAGGGGGTGGGCGGCTTCACCATGCCGCCGGACGGCCTGTACGCCGCCTACAAGGAGGTCCTGGACGAATACGGCGCGCTGTTCATCTCCGACGAGGTGCAGACCGGCTGGGGCCGCACCGGGCAGAGCTTCTTCGGCATCCACAACCACGGCGTGACGCCCGACATCATGACCTTCGCCAAGGGGCTGGGCAACGGTTTCGCGGTCGGCGGCGTGGTGGCCCGCGGCGACCTGATGGACGCCCCGCACGCCACCGGGCTGTCCACCTTCGGCGGCAACCCGATCGCCATGGCCGCCGCCAACGCCACCCTCGACTACATCCTCGACCACGACCTGCAGAGCAACGCCGCCCGTCAGGGGGCGCTGCTGCTGGACGGCCTGAAGGAGGCCGCGCCGCGGCTGCCGGTGGTGGGCGCGGTGCGCGGCAAGGGGCTGATGTTCGCCGTCGAGCTGGTCGAGCCGGGCACCGGCGAGCCCAGCCCGCCGCTGGCCGCCGCGGTGATGGAGGAGACCCGCAAGCGCGGCCTGCTGGTCGGCAAGGGCGGGCTGTACGGCAACGTCATCCGGATGGCGCCGCCGCTGACGATCACCGAGGAGGACGCCCGGGAAGGGCTGGGCATCCTGATCGACTCCCTGGAGGCAGTGAGCGAGGCCGCCAAGTGA
- a CDS encoding 4a-hydroxytetrahydrobiopterin dehydratase: MSLLDEQSLSGELAQTPGWERQGDAIVKVVRLADFAEAMAFVNRVAELAEAADHHPDITIRWNTVTLTLSTHSAGGLTGKDFDLARRINAL, encoded by the coding sequence ATGAGCCTGCTCGACGAACAGTCGCTCAGCGGGGAGCTGGCGCAGACCCCCGGCTGGGAGCGGCAGGGGGACGCCATCGTCAAGGTGGTGCGGCTGGCCGATTTCGCCGAGGCCATGGCCTTCGTCAACCGGGTCGCCGAGCTGGCCGAGGCCGCCGATCACCACCCCGACATCACCATCCGCTGGAACACCGTGACGCTCACCTTGTCCACCCACTCGGCGGGCGGTCTGACCGGCAAGGACTTCGACCTCGCCCGCCGCATCAACGCGCTGTGA